The Oxyura jamaicensis isolate SHBP4307 breed ruddy duck chromosome Z, BPBGC_Ojam_1.0, whole genome shotgun sequence genome window below encodes:
- the ATP5ME gene encoding ATP synthase subunit e, mitochondrial, translated as MIPPVQVSPLIKFTRYSALLMGMIYGKKRYDYLKPIAEEERRVEAEEKKKREELERIAKELAEASEDSILK; from the exons ATGATCCCCCCGGTGCAGGTCTCGCCCCTCATCAAG TTCACCCGGTACTCGGCCCTGCTGATGGGGATGATCTACGGCAAGAAGCGATACG ACTACCTAAAGCCTATCgctgaggaggagaggagagtaGAGGCCGAGGAGAAGAAGAAGCGTGAAGAGCTCGAGCGGATCGCAAAAGAGCTTGCAGAAG CGAGTGAAGattccattttgaaatga